The Saimiri boliviensis isolate mSaiBol1 chromosome 10, mSaiBol1.pri, whole genome shotgun sequence genomic sequence TCTTactaaggaattttatttttaaaagggtgaAGGAAAGAATATGACTTTAGGTTGAGTAGTCAGGAAAGCTTGTTCTTGGGGGTGATTTTTGAGACTGGAAGGTTAAAAATTGCCAGCTATTTGAAGATTTAGGAATAAGGAGAGTCGtagacagagggaacagcatgtatAAAAGCCCTGAAATGGGAAAGGAGCTTGAGCTCTTAAAGGAACTGAAATGAGGCAAATGTGCTATAGGGAGCAAGGAGGTAACGTGGGAGACGGCTAAATGTGCGGAGCTTTGTAGGCCAGAGaaggagattttattttaagtgGACCAAGAAGTTATTACTCTTTAAGTGGAGGTGACATGGTACAAAGCTGACTTTGGCTGGGGGTGGAGATAAGGTTGAGAAGGAGGAAAACCACTTAGAAGGCTATTTCAGTTACCCCATGTAGGGATGCTGATGCTATGGAATGGGATAGTGGCATTATGGAACATAAAATGGTTGATTGCTCACCCAGCTCACAGGTTTGTGACCTTTCATGCAGAAAGATGCAGTGGTAAAGATAGGTATGTACAGCTAATGGAAACAGAGAAAAGGTAACTATTAAGTTTACATGAGCCTTTAAATGTTACCCAGGGGTGTATGAACTGGTATTGAACAGTAATTGAAAGCTGGATGGACCCAAAAAGTCATAATATGATTATTGAAATAGTGactatagaaggaaaaaaagttgagcctaattttttaatttaaatgtcagTTGATGTTATTCTGCTCAAATTAACTAATTATATCAAGAGTCTTAGAGCTGTCACCCATAGGTCTGTTTCTCTAATTGGTCTAGAAGTGTCTCTGTCAGCCAAAtgattgtgaattttttttcagtttgctcATCATGAGCATGATTGTGGATTCTTGATACTAGGTTATGTGACTGAACAGAGCTAACTGTATTGAGGAAGACAGATATTATAAtaaagaggctaaggcaggaggactgtttgaggccaggagtttgaggccagcctgggcaacatagcaagaaaaaaataataataattcagatATGATAAATCTTAGGCAAAGAGGAAGTACAGGACATGACAGGCTTCAGTGAATAGGTATTCAACTTACTGTGAGGGGTCAGGGCAAGTTCCCTGAGGACATGGTTGAAGGATTGTCAAAGGAGTTCACAATGCAATAGAGAAATGCATTTCAGACAGAGGGATTAGCTTGTCAATGAGGTTTTTGAAGTCTGAGAGTAGTCTATGTGTTTAGAGCAAGGAGAGATGGAATTGAGTTTTGAGTGACAAATGGAATATCTGTACTTATATAAAGGGAAAACATGGCCTGAAATTTATCTTTTCAATAGTAGACAGGAGATAAGGATCTAGCTGTGTCACTTTGAACAAGTTAGTTTCACTCAGACTTTTTGTTTATCTATGAAATTAGGTTGgtttatatttctaattaaaCAACTAGGTAACTaggttgaaataaaatataactctAAAAGGCCAGTTTGAAACTAGTGTTTAGCTACCAAATCCATGGGACCAGATCTGTTAAGTATGACGATCTTGTGGCTTCTAGAAATAgttgtatattttatagaaaatacttCATTGTGAGTGATATCTAGGTCTTAAATGTCTTAGGCCAtgtctgctttttaaaaccaCCCCCCTCCCACATAAAATATGTGCTGCTGTTTGATTTTTAACAGGCACGTACATGTTCTTAATAACATTACTATTCAGTATGTGCTTGCTACTGATTTTGTGCCAGTTTTATGGGAATGACTCCACTTCATCACAACAAGGCTTTGAAATAGGTACATTCGTCCCTGCTTATCCTCAGGGAATTGATTCCAGGAGTCCTGTAGTGGGTGGTGATTTCAGGACCCCGACGAATACCAAGTCAAGGTGTACTCAAGTCCTGTAGTCAGCGCTGTGGAATCCACAGTTAccgtccccattttacaggtgataaAACTGATACAGACAACCTAAGTGGTGAAAAGAGGCGTCAGTGATGCCACTGCTCCATGTGGCAgacaaaaaacaaccaaagagAAAGTGGTGTTTCAGTAGTAGTGTGTTCCAATTGCCTCGTaaacttggtttctttttttgagatgaagtttcactcctgttgcccaggctggagtgcaatggcatggatcttggctcactgcaacctccacctcccaggttcaagcaattctccttcctcagcctcccaagtagctggaattacaggcatgcaccaccacacctggctattttttgtatttttagtagggatagggctTCACCCTgttaggttggtctcgaactcctgacctctggtgattcatctaccttggctttccaaagtgctgggattacaggtgtgagtcacggtgcccagccaaaaaCTTGGTTTCTGTGCCACTTCATGATAGATGTCAAAGGGCAGCTATTCTCTGGGGTTGGATTAATAGGATTTGACCTGTATATCTGTCCTGTCTCAGAGATGTTCCTACAATAAATATTCGATGATATGTGAACTTAACCGGTTAATATCTGTGTTTCTTTTAAGCCCATCTGGTAAACTTGTCCAGATTGAATATGCTTTGGCTGCTGTAGCTGGAGGAGCCCCGTCAGTGGGAATTAAAGGTAATTAAATGCTTCATTCATTTCAGATGCCTGTTAGTAGTTATCCTAATTATTTTGGAATTAATTAGTAATTAATTTATACAGAGCTGTGACACtgtaatttttaacaattttttgttaatttacagtgttttgtaatttaaatAGTAATAAGCCTAAGatcattcaaatttttttttcaaagtaaataataACATCTTTATCTGTTGTGATATCCACAGTAGTCTTTCCCATTCAGAaaactgagtcttttttttttttttcccccactgatTATATCACTAGTGGCTGGCAGTTTTTAGCCTTATAATTTAGGAAAGATGTTTTAAGTGTTTCACCTTAAAATGTGTATCATTTAttgtaaatttcatgttataagAATAGTGGGAAAAGTAGGCAGAAatccattgttttaaaaatgtataaactctAAGGGGTATCCTTACAGTGCTTTGCGAAAGGTTATGTAATGCCTTTAGCTGTAGGGATTTTTTTTGTGTATAGTAGTAAATGACCAGCGAGGGAAAAACTGACTTATTCTTTAGCTAATTTGGTAATAGGAATCGGGAAGTAaaggttttataaatgagagaaaataaagaattttgagTTTAGTGCATCCATAATTAGAAAGCTATGAAAACAGTTGTATAAATGATTAAACATTTTaggtctctttctctttttttttttaagctgcaaATGGTGTGGTATTAGCAACtgagaaaaaacagaaatccaTTCTGTATGATGAGCGAAGTGTACACAAAGTAGAACCAATTACCAAGCATATAGGTTTGGTGTACAGTGGCATGGGCCCAGATTACAGGtactttatactttttatagTGTTTCTCGCCATCTCATGAATTGGTTGTAATCtgtattttcaggagaaaaatcaatgttgttttcctttaatcttccatttcttatttttttgtatgctttgtttaGCAATAGCAGCCTCATTGAGAGCTGAATTTAGTTTGCTTGTACGGGTTACCCTTAAAGAGAATAACTCATCTGAAAGCAGAGGTAGAGTACATAACGCCTCTTTTCTCTGTTTAGTGGACTTTCCCTTCTGACGTATTCCTCCTTTACTACCCCAGAACTGGGCCTAAGGGTTTTAGTTTTCTTCACTGcagtttaaaaatgacaaaaagcaaTACGTTTTATAGTAAACTATATTTTTTGAAAGCATGAGGCAACAAGAGAAAGCATCACCATCAGTAGAACCTTATCTTTTTTCCCTGTTCTTCACAAAGGGACAGAATTCTCAAACACCACTGCAAGTGGTTGAGTATGGCAGCCAACCAGGATCCAGATGCTCATGTAATCACCCGCTTTATATGTCACAGGAAGAGAGAAtaatcttgttacccaggatacCAGCAAGTTGAAAGAGATTGATAGCTTTCTGTGTCTGTCATTTAAACAATGAAAGGAGTATTACTTTATTGTTAATGATTTTGTGGAGCAGGATAGGTAGAGCCAAAATTTCACTTTAATGAATCATAAAATGCAACAAGGTCACTGGAATGTGATCAGACAGTGAATCTTGTCACCACTATATAGGATGGATACTACAGTGTGCTGCCACTGATACGATAAACAGGGATGGGACATGACTGTCTCACAGAGGGATAATGTGCATATTTCAGATCAGTAGCATACAGGCAGGTAAAGATAAATCCTATTTGTCTTGCTAATATATTTGATTGTTGTATAATATCTTCTTAATGTCTTTTGacaaattttacttttgaaaaaagttttaagagacagagttttgctgtgttgcccaggctggtctcaaacttctggcctcaagtgatcttcgtgcctcagccttgtaaagtgttgggaatacaggcatgagccactgcacccagctgaattttacatttttagttacAAGTAGTTTCTTGTTTCTCAATCTCTGAAGGGTACTCTTTGAAGTGCAGGCAGAAAGATTAAAGCAGTCTGCAGAAAGTAGTGACCTGAAACGAGAAAAATATGCCCAGAATTGTGTGCCTGTATGTtcttgtgtgtgggggggggggggtgggggggtgaacTATAAAAAGACAAGTGGCTGCCCTTGGATAAGGGTGACAGTCTTGAAGAAGCCATGGAGCATGATAAAGTTCTCATTTTGTACATTCAGTCTGTTACTTTTAAGCTGACTGGTACTCTGatgttctgtattttctgtatcaGCTATAATACAGTGTTATAGTAAGACTAGCTTTGAGCCCACAGCCACCATTAAAGAGATACATGTTAAACTTGTGCTGCAGGTACGTTCCTGTAAAAGGTGAATGAGTCTTTAGGTAATAGAGCGTCTTCCCTGtaattaaatcttattttttccttgttaGAGTGCTTGTCCACAGAGCTCGAAAACTAGCTCAGCAGTACTATCTTGTGTACCAAGAACCCATTCCCACAGCTCAGCTGGTACAGAGAGTAGCTTCTGTGATGCAAGAATATACTCAGTCAGGGTAAGTTACttttttttacttgaaatgtGCCATGAATTGTAGAgggaagttattttattttttttccttttatttatctatctatctatctatctatctgtctatttatctatctttaccaggcagcactgaaggaataaaatatttacttaaggaaaaaatgtattttgttgttgctcaTGTAATACAGAAAGCAGCAGCTTCTAGACATTAAAAGTCGTTTTGCCAGTGATTAAAACACTTTATGGGCAAACAATCttgctacttttaattttttttctttgagtcagagtctcactctgtcactcacgctggagtgcaatggcataatctcagctgactgcaacctctgcctcctgggctcaggtgattctcatgcctcagcctcccaagtagctggcaccgcaagcatgcatcaccatgcccagctaattttgttttgtattttttttggtaaagaggtggtttcaccatgttggccaggctggtttcaaactcctgacctcaagtaatcggcctgccttggctttccaaagtgttgagactgCACCTGGCTGCTACTTTCAAATTTATCTTTCTAACCAGAAATGATTGTAAGCATATGATGAAAGCAGCTTTTTGACATATTCATATTCCTTTCAATTCCAGTTTCTTAAGTTTGGGTGTGGATGAGAATAGCATACAGGTAGTTGTTGATATGTAAACCTAGTAGAAAAGCTGCATTAATTGAAAGTTGTCATTTTGTTAGGACCCTAACCCCAGTGTCTTAGGTGACACTGTTcaatccaaaatttttttttattttgctactgTTCCTCATTACTGTAAAGAGAATTAGTTTTGAATTGATTCATTCAGAAAGGTGTTACATACTGTTTCAGATACTTACAAGTCTAATTCAGTTTGCGTGATAATTTGCTTTATTTGAGAGTACTGATAAGTTCTTGAGGATGACTTTAACACCATGAAAATGCcaagtaattttcattttcctgtctgCAGTGGTGTTCGTCCATTTGGAGTTTCTTTACTTATTTGTGGTTGGAATGAAGGACGACCGTATTTATTTCAGTCAGATCCATCTGTAAGTATCATTAGATATATTTGAGGAATTTGTTAAAAGTGCTCTTTGAATATCtaacagaaatagaaaccatAAAAACTTTACAATTTagcagtattttcttctttttcacttgGGCTTTAGAAAGTATGAAGTCGtgcatttttgtgtatatatttaaagttttggTAATTTGGTCTTCTGATAAGGAAGCTGTGTGAGTTCTACCCTCTTTTCTTCTGCCATGTTCATTAACTTCATATATTTGGGTGATTTGTTGAAATAGTTGTTATCAAATGTATTTAAACCTGTTACTTTGGGAAATACTGCAATTAAAGATATGGATCTGGAGAACAGTGTTGTACTGTTTGCCATCAGTTGAATCTTGGGTCTGACTTGAGTGACTCCTCCAGCAAAAACATTGATCTATCTTGAAGCCAGTGTTTTGCAAAAATGATTGTGTAATTGGTACCTTGGGTGAGTTGTCTGCTCTAATGCAGAAGATTGGTATCTGAGTAGAAGGTGTTTGTAAAGGATAGTACTACTCCACATCTGTCCTGTTTGCTATGAGAACCTTAAGACAAAATTCAAGATTAAGAAATGATCTTTCATGTTTTATGACTTATTAGATAATTATAAGTTCACTCAATGCAAAACTTATGATCTACTCTTATAACCTGAGATGGCATAAGAGAAATATTTTGGTTGTTGcttaaatcagaaaaataagtgTTTTGGGAACTTTGATAGTGTTGTTACTCCATCTCTCAGCTTCCACAGCTAAATGATAAGCCCTCTTACCTTCCTTTCCAGAAGGTAGCAGAAGCCACCATTTCTGGAATCCCGATTTCATCTTTTGTCCTATTCTCCCCTGTTGTATCTAAGAAAGCAATTGTTTATCATTTAAAACATATTGTATTAtgtttcttttggtattttttctaagtgcatatgtatatttttcaacAGATAAGGCCATGACACGTGACATATTGCTGCCACTTGTATTTCACCCTCATATTACAAAATATCagctttgaatatttttaatgagacactctttttaatttattcactaATGATCAAGAGTTGGTTGCTATTTTTCAGATTTATATGATAGATTTTTAAATCCCTTCAGTCTATTAAGCTAAAATATTACTCTCATTTGCTTTAACTTCAGTTTCTTTGAACTGGCTTTTTTACATAGTTTATGTACACTGAATTGCATCATCACCAACTCATCAGTTTGATGAGTTCTGATATATGTAAATGCCTGAAGAAACCATCTCTACAATCAGGATATCAGAAATTTCCAgaaccagctgggcacagtggctcatgcctataatcccagcactttgggaggctgaggcgggtggattgcctgagaccaggagtttgaggccagccgggccaacatagtgaaaccctatctctactgaaaatacaaaaaattagctgggtgtggtggcaggtgcctgtaatcccagctactaggaaggctatagcttgaacctgggaggcggaggttgcagtgagctgggatcacgccattgcactccagcctggggaataagatcaaagctccatctcaaaaaaaaaaaaaaaaaaaagaaagaaaaaaaaagaaatttttagaacTTCCAAAAGTTTCTTCATGCCTCTTTGGTTTCCATCCTTCTAGCCTTCTTAAAAAATAACCTATTCTGTGATGTTTTCCATTCTAACAATGTTCTGTGACCTTCAAAGTTAGAACAAATAAGAAAGCTAAAAGTTAAATGGCAGGGCAATATGATtacattagtattttaaaatatggctctTTACTCTTCCTTCCTGATTAGGGAGCATACTTTGCCTGGAAAGCTACAGCAATGGGAAAGAACTATGTAAATGGGAAAACTTTCCTTGAGAAAAGGTAGGCTTACTCACTCTAACTACATTTATTAGAAAACTCACTTTATGGTTTTTGGTGCTCTTTAATTAATTTCATGGGACGAAAGACATTTGCTGTATTACTCTGTATATGAATCTAGTTGtagataaacaaaaaaattctattcCTCCTAGTTTCCTAGCCTTCAGTATATTAAGTGGTAATTAATATTCATTTCCTAAGGAGTTCTCTTTCTACATTCTGTGGTTtcctaagttgtttttttttttttttaactttttatttcacttttcctgCCAtttcaggagggaaaaaaaagaacattgaatCTGGAATAAAAAATTGGgggagaaaaattttttaatgatttaatgaTAACAGTTTACATTATGAcagtaaaaaaaagaattgtgaaagCAAATACGTGAAGTTGAaggtatattaaatatttgatgtATGTGCTTAATAAAAAGTGAAACACTATGTAATAATCTGCTGTCAGTGCCCAAGCACAAACTGCTCTCACTTATTTCCAGCTGTATTCTAGTCTTAGTGTTATAATGGTCCTTCAAACCTCTCCAAGCTTTTGAAGAGgaaactgttttatttcttgataTGTAATAGCTGCG encodes the following:
- the PSMA2 gene encoding proteasome subunit alpha type-2, which codes for MAERGYSFSLTTFSPSGKLVQIEYALAAVAGGAPSVGIKAANGVVLATEKKQKSILYDERSVHKVEPITKHIGLVYSGMGPDYRVLVHRARKLAQQYYLVYQEPIPTAQLVQRVASVMQEYTQSGGVRPFGVSLLICGWNEGRPYLFQSDPSGAYFAWKATAMGKNYVNGKTFLEKRYNEDLELEDAIHTAILTLKESFEGQMTEDNIEVGICNEAGFRRLTPTEVKDYLAAIA